The Pararhizobium sp. IMCC21322 sequence TCCGGTACATCATCTGCATGTTTTCGAAAGCATGCGGAATACCCCAAACCTCGCCATTCGGGTCGGCAATTATCTTTTCTTCGCTGACATTCCAAGTCCAGGCCTCACGCAATGCCGGGAAGAAGTCTTCGTAGTCATATTCAGGGTTTGTCATCGTCGGGTCGGCGATCATGCCCTTCAGGGGCGCAAGTTGGCCGCCGGGAGTCACGTCCCAGGCGGGCTGAATGCCGGTGCCGACGACATCCCAATCCGGCGAGCCGGTGGACAACTGGATGTTCAGTTTGCCCCAGTAGGTGTCGTCAGGATAAAGCTCTGCATTCACCTTGATTCCGGTCAACTCTTCGAACTCGGGCAGATACGCCACGACAGCATCGGCATAAGGATGGATATCGTATGCCCATGTGATTTCTGTGCCTTCGAACTTGCGCCAATCAAAGTCTGCGGCGTTTGCCGTCGTACTCATCAGCGCAGCGGTTAGTAGCGCGATTGTGAGTGTTTTTTGATGTTTCACGGTTTTCTCCCTTTTCAAAATCTAATCTATTGGATTCCTCCATGTAAAATCGTGACACAGCTTGCCCTTGAATTGTGAGGCTTGTGCGCTAGAATTGGGTAATTTTGGGAAACTAGGAAGGGCCACCCCCATCCAGATTGCAGAGAAACAATGAAAACATTTCGTTTTCGCGTCGGAGCGGCCGTTGGCTCCGGCATGGCGGCACGCGCTGCCGAGAGCGCGGGTGCGGATTTTATTCTCGCTCTCGGGGCTAGCAAAATGCGATCCATGGGCGTGGCTTCGCCTGCGTCGCTGCTGCCCATCTATGATGCGGTCGACTTCACAATTGATTTTGCAATCTCTGAAATTCTGCCGAGAGTGGATTTGCCAACATATGTAGGGCTGCCACTTTTTGATCCGCGTCTTCAATGCGATGAATTGGTCTTGCGCCTGAAATCGCTGGGGATACAGGGCCTCACAAATTTTCCGGCTGTGTTTCACTTCGGCGAACGTGCGCAGATACTGGAACAGCATGGCCTGGGACGCGACCGCGAAATTGAATTCCTCCTGGCCGCTTCAAATGCGGGGCTGAACACGATTGGCTACGTGCGTAACCGCGCTGAAGCCAATGCTATGGTGGCGGCAGGAATCTCGACGATTTGCATCAATTTCAGCCTCAACCCGCCAAAACCCGAAGACACCGAAGACATTGACAAGGCCAGTCAACTTGTTCTGGCCGCCAAGGACATCGTGGAGAGCGTCCGAAGACCGAACAGAAACCTGACAATCTATCTGGGCGGCGGCCCTATTTTAGGCGGCGCCAGCATGGACAATTTTTGCCGCAATGCGGGCATAGACGGGTTCATCGGGGGGTCGGCGTTGGACCGGGCACCGCTTGAAAAATCGCTTTTAAAAAGCGTGGCATCGTTTCGGGAAATCCAGGTGCTGCGAAATCAGGTCGAACAGCTTGAACGCGAACTGAACCGCGTCAACAAACAATATGGTCTGGTCTGTCAGTCAATAGCCATGGATACGATGCTGGATCAGGTGGAGACTGCTATCGAATTGGGCACCCACATTGCGATTAGAGGTGAAGCGGAAACCGGACGCATGGATGTGGCAGACATGATTGCTCATCGCCTGCGACAAGGATCACGCCGCGAGGTGTGGAAAATTAGCGTCATTGAAGGCGCCGGCACCTTAAAGCAGCTCTATGGCAGCGCCCGCGAAAAGGGCAATCGTCGGTTGGTCGGGGTCCTCGAACTCTCGGGTCCACAAACTCCGATCATCCTGAAGGACGTTGAACAATTATCTCAAAACGAACAGGAAGATCTCGCGCGATTCCTGGTGCACGGTCAATATTGCCCTGTTGGCGACGAAACAGCCAAGCACAGCAACGCGAGATTGATCATTCTGCTTGATCCCGAAATAGGCACAGCGCGCGGCAAGCGACCACTTGCACCCTGTCTTTCCGATGCCTTGGCAGGGCACGAGATTTCGGTTCCGCCACTGCGCGACCGCATCGAGGATATTCCCTTGCTCGCGCAGCAATACGCAGCAAAATTTGGCGTTAAGAACGAGGACTTTCCATCGCTGGTAATCCGGACACTGGTTCGGCACAACTGGCCGGGCAATCTCAAGGAGTTTGAAGCGGCAATTCGCTGGCTTGCCGGAGACAAGGCATTATCTGCATCAGAAGATGAACTGATCGCGCACATTGGTGGCAATCAGACAACCATCGTGAACAACGGAACCATTTCCCGGCGAGACCGGATCATTCAGGCGCTTTTACTGAACAATCTCAGCCGAACCAAGACTGCGGAATATTTGGGCATTTCACGCAAGACGCTCTACAATCAAATCAGGAAGCACGACATTCTAAACTGATTGCGCATTGGCCTATGTGGGAGTTTTTGTGGCGTGTTCCACTGCCAGATAGGCCGCTACAATGGCCGGACCAATTGTAATTCCCGCACCTGGATAGACTCCAGCCATCATGGATGTCGCATCACTGCCGCAGGCATATAGTCCAGG is a genomic window containing:
- a CDS encoding phosphoenolpyruvate hydrolase family protein, producing MKTFRFRVGAAVGSGMAARAAESAGADFILALGASKMRSMGVASPASLLPIYDAVDFTIDFAISEILPRVDLPTYVGLPLFDPRLQCDELVLRLKSLGIQGLTNFPAVFHFGERAQILEQHGLGRDREIEFLLAASNAGLNTIGYVRNRAEANAMVAAGISTICINFSLNPPKPEDTEDIDKASQLVLAAKDIVESVRRPNRNLTIYLGGGPILGGASMDNFCRNAGIDGFIGGSALDRAPLEKSLLKSVASFREIQVLRNQVEQLERELNRVNKQYGLVCQSIAMDTMLDQVETAIELGTHIAIRGEAETGRMDVADMIAHRLRQGSRREVWKISVIEGAGTLKQLYGSAREKGNRRLVGVLELSGPQTPIILKDVEQLSQNEQEDLARFLVHGQYCPVGDETAKHSNARLIILLDPEIGTARGKRPLAPCLSDALAGHEISVPPLRDRIEDIPLLAQQYAAKFGVKNEDFPSLVIRTLVRHNWPGNLKEFEAAIRWLAGDKALSASEDELIAHIGGNQTTIVNNGTISRRDRIIQALLLNNLSRTKTAEYLGISRKTLYNQIRKHDILN